Proteins found in one Micropterus dolomieu isolate WLL.071019.BEF.003 ecotype Adirondacks linkage group LG12, ASM2129224v1, whole genome shotgun sequence genomic segment:
- the si:cabz01007802.1 gene encoding apolipoprotein L6 isoform X4 gives MLKGVLQKVNPFRFTSLVPKSDLQNDSAGPPETGKELKDTQNSGMIAGMMQKVNPFKSSQPKDTGPLHSDLSFSNGSLADSNNLPEKQDAMEVEMLEMAEVPVPSKGTVLDPLDDEEGLLAWWRTVEDWDEWTEANQNDEEVVEQVADRVFMAARLFVHFFNQRGVSLQQRILELLDLADTADIFHKKTVTTSVGGGVASVAGSITTITGLILAPFTAGTSLIVTAVGIGIATAGGVASASANITDTVHSKMDRKKVEKMIQDYQEEIKDIKECLEFLQEGMETLEEWNFEKYAESISKKHLNQNVKHVMKEGGRAGKALVINTESLISTIQVLNVAGGAAKAAQVMSVTTGLMSGLFLALDVFFLAKDSMELKKGAKTEFAAKIREVCKDLQNGLLELNRIKEQVQKTMDGIEVEVEEGELLKSDLKKLVELKK, from the exons ATGCTGAAAGGAGTCTTGCAGAAGGTCAACCCCTTCAGGTTTACCTCCCTG GTGCCAAAGAGCGATCTTCAAAATGATTCTGCAGGTCCACCAGAAACAGGGAAAGAACTTAAAGACACACAG aACTCAGGGATGATTGCAGGGATGATGCAGAAAGTCAACCCATTTAAATCCTCACAGCCAAAG GATACTGGGCCTCTGCACAGTGACCTCTCCTTCAGCAATGGAAGCTTAGCAGACAGTAACAACTTGCCAGAGAAGCAG GACGCAATGGAAGTTGAGATGCTAGAGATGGCTGAAGTACCAGTTCCCAGCAAAGGAACAGTCCTGGACCCTCTAGAT GATGAGGAAGGCCTTTTAGCGTGGTGGAGAACCGTAGAGG ACTGGGATGAGTGGACTGAGGCAAACCAGAATGATGAAGA AGTGGTGGAACAGGTCGCTGATCGTGTCTTCATGGCGGCTCGtctttttgttcactttttcaACCAGCGTGGCGTCTCACTCCAGCAGCGTATCCTGGAGCTGCTCGATCTGGCTGATACAGCTGACATTTTCCATAAGAAAACAGTCACAACCAGTGTCGGTGGTGGAGTGGCCAGTGTTGCAGGATCCATCACTACGATCACCGGCCTCATTCTGGCGCCCTTCACTGCAGGAACGTCGCTCATCGTTACAGCTGTAGGCATTGGTATAGCTACGGCAGGTGGGGTGGCATCTGCTTCAGCCAACATCACAGACACAGTCCATTCAAAAATGGACCGCAAGAAGGTGGAGAAGATGATCCAAGACTACCAGGAGGAGATCAAGGACATTAAGGAGTGCCTGGAGTTTTTGCAG GAAGGGATGGAGACACTTGAGGAATGGAACTTTGAGAAGTACGCTGAGAGCATCTCAAAGAAGCACCTCAACCAGAATGTCAAACATGTAATGAAGGAGGGCGGCCGGGCGGGCAAGGCTTTAGTGATCAACACCGAGAGCCTGATTAGTACCATTCAGGTACTCAATGTTGCAGGGGGTGCTGCCAAAGCTGCCCAGGTAATGAGTGTTACCACTGGACTTATGTCAGGTCTCTTCCTGGCTCTTGATGTCTTTTTCCTGGCGAAGGATTCCATGGAACTCAAAAAGGGCGCAAAGACAGAGTTTGCTGCTAAGATCCGAGAAGTTTGCAAGGACCTGCAGAATGGGCTGCTGGAACTGAACCGCATCAAGGAGCAGGTGCAGAAAACCATGGATGGTATAGAGGTGGAGGTAGAGGAGGGGGAGCTGTTGAAGTCTGATCTGAAGAAACTTGTCGAGCTTAAAAAATGA
- the si:cabz01007802.1 gene encoding apolipoprotein L6 isoform X3, with the protein MNMFKSDEGSTAPPPVGVPPRPSNEKPWMLKGVLQKVNPFRFTSLVPKSDLQNDSAGPPETGKELKDTQNSGMIAGMMQKVNPFKSSQPKDTGPLHSDLSFSNGSLADSNNLPEKQDAMEVEMLEMAEVPVPSKGTVLDPLDDEEGLLAWWRTVEDWDEWTEANQNDEEVVEQVADRVFMAARLFVHFFNQRGVSLQQRILELLDLADTADIFHKKTVTTSVGGGVASVAGSITTITGLILAPFTAGTSLIVTAVGIGIATAGGVASASANITDTVHSKMDRKKVEKMIQDYQEEIKDIKECLEFLQEGMETLEEWNFEKYAESISKKHLNQNVKHVMKEGGRAGKALVINTESLISTIQVLNVAGGAAKAAQVMSVTTGLMSGLFLALDVFFLAKDSMELKKGAKTEFAAKIREVCKDLQNGLLELNRIKEQVQKTMDGIEVEVEEGELLKSDLKKLVELKK; encoded by the exons ATGAATATGTTCAAAAGCGATGAAGGCTCAACAGCACCACCTCCAGTGGGGGTCCCACCTAGACCCAGCAATGAG AAACCTTGGATGCTGAAAGGAGTCTTGCAGAAGGTCAACCCCTTCAGGTTTACCTCCCTG GTGCCAAAGAGCGATCTTCAAAATGATTCTGCAGGTCCACCAGAAACAGGGAAAGAACTTAAAGACACACAG aACTCAGGGATGATTGCAGGGATGATGCAGAAAGTCAACCCATTTAAATCCTCACAGCCAAAG GATACTGGGCCTCTGCACAGTGACCTCTCCTTCAGCAATGGAAGCTTAGCAGACAGTAACAACTTGCCAGAGAAGCAG GACGCAATGGAAGTTGAGATGCTAGAGATGGCTGAAGTACCAGTTCCCAGCAAAGGAACAGTCCTGGACCCTCTAGAT GATGAGGAAGGCCTTTTAGCGTGGTGGAGAACCGTAGAGG ACTGGGATGAGTGGACTGAGGCAAACCAGAATGATGAAGA AGTGGTGGAACAGGTCGCTGATCGTGTCTTCATGGCGGCTCGtctttttgttcactttttcaACCAGCGTGGCGTCTCACTCCAGCAGCGTATCCTGGAGCTGCTCGATCTGGCTGATACAGCTGACATTTTCCATAAGAAAACAGTCACAACCAGTGTCGGTGGTGGAGTGGCCAGTGTTGCAGGATCCATCACTACGATCACCGGCCTCATTCTGGCGCCCTTCACTGCAGGAACGTCGCTCATCGTTACAGCTGTAGGCATTGGTATAGCTACGGCAGGTGGGGTGGCATCTGCTTCAGCCAACATCACAGACACAGTCCATTCAAAAATGGACCGCAAGAAGGTGGAGAAGATGATCCAAGACTACCAGGAGGAGATCAAGGACATTAAGGAGTGCCTGGAGTTTTTGCAG GAAGGGATGGAGACACTTGAGGAATGGAACTTTGAGAAGTACGCTGAGAGCATCTCAAAGAAGCACCTCAACCAGAATGTCAAACATGTAATGAAGGAGGGCGGCCGGGCGGGCAAGGCTTTAGTGATCAACACCGAGAGCCTGATTAGTACCATTCAGGTACTCAATGTTGCAGGGGGTGCTGCCAAAGCTGCCCAGGTAATGAGTGTTACCACTGGACTTATGTCAGGTCTCTTCCTGGCTCTTGATGTCTTTTTCCTGGCGAAGGATTCCATGGAACTCAAAAAGGGCGCAAAGACAGAGTTTGCTGCTAAGATCCGAGAAGTTTGCAAGGACCTGCAGAATGGGCTGCTGGAACTGAACCGCATCAAGGAGCAGGTGCAGAAAACCATGGATGGTATAGAGGTGGAGGTAGAGGAGGGGGAGCTGTTGAAGTCTGATCTGAAGAAACTTGTCGAGCTTAAAAAATGA
- the si:cabz01007802.1 gene encoding apolipoprotein L6 isoform X2: protein MKAQQHHLQWGSHLDPAMSLLFLQTPSIVSKAPSSGSLEEGPNSTQKPWMLKGVLQKVNPFRFTSLVPKSDLQNDSAGPPETGKELKDTQNSGMIAGMMQKVNPFKSSQPKDTGPLHSDLSFSNGSLADSNNLPEKQDAMEVEMLEMAEVPVPSKGTVLDPLDDEEGLLAWWRTVEDWDEWTEANQNDEEVVEQVADRVFMAARLFVHFFNQRGVSLQQRILELLDLADTADIFHKKTVTTSVGGGVASVAGSITTITGLILAPFTAGTSLIVTAVGIGIATAGGVASASANITDTVHSKMDRKKVEKMIQDYQEEIKDIKECLEFLQEGMETLEEWNFEKYAESISKKHLNQNVKHVMKEGGRAGKALVINTESLISTIQVLNVAGGAAKAAQVMSVTTGLMSGLFLALDVFFLAKDSMELKKGAKTEFAAKIREVCKDLQNGLLELNRIKEQVQKTMDGIEVEVEEGELLKSDLKKLVELKK from the exons ATGAAGGCTCAACAGCACCACCTCCAGTGGGGGTCCCACCTAGACCCAGCAATGAG TTTGTTGTTTCTTCAGACCCCCTCCATAGTCAGCAAAGCTCCTTCCTCTGGATCACTAGAAGAAGGACCAAactccacacag AAACCTTGGATGCTGAAAGGAGTCTTGCAGAAGGTCAACCCCTTCAGGTTTACCTCCCTG GTGCCAAAGAGCGATCTTCAAAATGATTCTGCAGGTCCACCAGAAACAGGGAAAGAACTTAAAGACACACAG aACTCAGGGATGATTGCAGGGATGATGCAGAAAGTCAACCCATTTAAATCCTCACAGCCAAAG GATACTGGGCCTCTGCACAGTGACCTCTCCTTCAGCAATGGAAGCTTAGCAGACAGTAACAACTTGCCAGAGAAGCAG GACGCAATGGAAGTTGAGATGCTAGAGATGGCTGAAGTACCAGTTCCCAGCAAAGGAACAGTCCTGGACCCTCTAGAT GATGAGGAAGGCCTTTTAGCGTGGTGGAGAACCGTAGAGG ACTGGGATGAGTGGACTGAGGCAAACCAGAATGATGAAGA AGTGGTGGAACAGGTCGCTGATCGTGTCTTCATGGCGGCTCGtctttttgttcactttttcaACCAGCGTGGCGTCTCACTCCAGCAGCGTATCCTGGAGCTGCTCGATCTGGCTGATACAGCTGACATTTTCCATAAGAAAACAGTCACAACCAGTGTCGGTGGTGGAGTGGCCAGTGTTGCAGGATCCATCACTACGATCACCGGCCTCATTCTGGCGCCCTTCACTGCAGGAACGTCGCTCATCGTTACAGCTGTAGGCATTGGTATAGCTACGGCAGGTGGGGTGGCATCTGCTTCAGCCAACATCACAGACACAGTCCATTCAAAAATGGACCGCAAGAAGGTGGAGAAGATGATCCAAGACTACCAGGAGGAGATCAAGGACATTAAGGAGTGCCTGGAGTTTTTGCAG GAAGGGATGGAGACACTTGAGGAATGGAACTTTGAGAAGTACGCTGAGAGCATCTCAAAGAAGCACCTCAACCAGAATGTCAAACATGTAATGAAGGAGGGCGGCCGGGCGGGCAAGGCTTTAGTGATCAACACCGAGAGCCTGATTAGTACCATTCAGGTACTCAATGTTGCAGGGGGTGCTGCCAAAGCTGCCCAGGTAATGAGTGTTACCACTGGACTTATGTCAGGTCTCTTCCTGGCTCTTGATGTCTTTTTCCTGGCGAAGGATTCCATGGAACTCAAAAAGGGCGCAAAGACAGAGTTTGCTGCTAAGATCCGAGAAGTTTGCAAGGACCTGCAGAATGGGCTGCTGGAACTGAACCGCATCAAGGAGCAGGTGCAGAAAACCATGGATGGTATAGAGGTGGAGGTAGAGGAGGGGGAGCTGTTGAAGTCTGATCTGAAGAAACTTGTCGAGCTTAAAAAATGA
- the LOC123981053 gene encoding integumentary mucin C.1-like, which yields MDNRLIFAVLLVTLSWISVGYAQITTTEAPTTTITTAAPATTTTAAGAPTSTGATTTTAAAAGATTSTGATTTTAAAAGATTSTGATTTTAAAAGAPTATTTAAGAPTTTAAAAGATTSTAAAAGATTTTAAPTATTTAAPTATTTAPPLTPNTTVTTLQTPLNRTGCGAQQLCAARPSNCDPSSGSCFFLSAQQQSGQNFMLGLSGQSAGYIAASLAPDTTLAGNVTTYVCAKNGSAVQFFSTFLNNGTLIATTLNVNSVKGRIEGTTIQCTFAATVPTPTTKATNLALVISNGTFDSTNGVLGKPALQFKSGLVDLSNPNSTVNNLLPSSATAGIALQQSLMQALLITVGVLGLTIL from the exons ATGGACAACAGACTGATCTTCGCTGTCCTGTTAGTGACGCTGTCCTGGATATCTGTGGGCTATGCTCAAATTACGACAACCGAGGCCCCTACGACGACGATAACCACCGCGGCACCAGCTACGACAACTACCGCGGCCGGAGCGCCGACAAGTACCGGAGCGACGACAACTACCGCGGCCGCGGCCGGAGCGACGACAAGTACCGGAGCGACGACAACTACCGCGGCCGCGGCCGGAGCGACGACAAGTACCGGAGCGACGACAACTACCGCGGCCGCGGCCGGAGCCCCAACGGCAACAACAACCGCGGCCGGAGCGCCGACAACTACCGCGGCCGCGGCCGGAGCGACGACAAGTACCGCGGCCGCGGCCGGAGCGACGACAACAACCGCAGCCCCAACGGCAACAACAACCGCGGCCCCAacggcaacaacaacagctcCCCCACTGACGCCCAACACCACAGTGACTACCCTTCAG ACACCTCTTAATAGGACAGGATGTGGGGCCCAACAGCTCTGCGCGGCTCGGCCCTCTAACTGCGACCCCTCCTCTGGatcttgtttctttctttctgctcagCAGCAGAGTGGTCAAAACTTTATGTTGGGGCTTTCAGGACAGTCAGCAGGCTACATCGCTGCCTCCCTGGCACCTGACACCACACTG GCAGGTAACGTCACAACCTACGTCTGTGCTAAGAACGGCAGTGCTGTTCAATTCTTCAGCACTTTTCTCAACAACGGCACACTGATTGCAACAACG CTGAACGTGAACTCTGTGAAGGGCAGGATCGAAGGAACCACAATCCAGTGTACATTTGCTGCCACCGTACCAACCCCAACTACTAAAGCAACAAATTTAGCACTCGTAATCTCCAATGGAACTTTCGACAGCA CGAATGGAGTTCTGGGAAAGCCTGCCCTTCAATTCAAGAGTGGTCTTGTAGACCTGTCAAACCCTAACTCCACTGTCAACAATCTGCTTCCATCTTCCGCTACCGCTGGCATTGCACTGCAGCAATCACTGATGCAAG CTCTGCTGATCACTGTTGGTGTGCTGGGCCTGACCATCCTCTGA
- the si:cabz01007802.1 gene encoding apolipoprotein L6 isoform X1 has translation MNMFKSDEGSTAPPPVGVPPRPSNETPSIVSKAPSSGSLEEGPNSTQKPWMLKGVLQKVNPFRFTSLVPKSDLQNDSAGPPETGKELKDTQNSGMIAGMMQKVNPFKSSQPKDTGPLHSDLSFSNGSLADSNNLPEKQDAMEVEMLEMAEVPVPSKGTVLDPLDDEEGLLAWWRTVEDWDEWTEANQNDEEVVEQVADRVFMAARLFVHFFNQRGVSLQQRILELLDLADTADIFHKKTVTTSVGGGVASVAGSITTITGLILAPFTAGTSLIVTAVGIGIATAGGVASASANITDTVHSKMDRKKVEKMIQDYQEEIKDIKECLEFLQEGMETLEEWNFEKYAESISKKHLNQNVKHVMKEGGRAGKALVINTESLISTIQVLNVAGGAAKAAQVMSVTTGLMSGLFLALDVFFLAKDSMELKKGAKTEFAAKIREVCKDLQNGLLELNRIKEQVQKTMDGIEVEVEEGELLKSDLKKLVELKK, from the exons ATGAATATGTTCAAAAGCGATGAAGGCTCAACAGCACCACCTCCAGTGGGGGTCCCACCTAGACCCAGCAATGAG ACCCCCTCCATAGTCAGCAAAGCTCCTTCCTCTGGATCACTAGAAGAAGGACCAAactccacacag AAACCTTGGATGCTGAAAGGAGTCTTGCAGAAGGTCAACCCCTTCAGGTTTACCTCCCTG GTGCCAAAGAGCGATCTTCAAAATGATTCTGCAGGTCCACCAGAAACAGGGAAAGAACTTAAAGACACACAG aACTCAGGGATGATTGCAGGGATGATGCAGAAAGTCAACCCATTTAAATCCTCACAGCCAAAG GATACTGGGCCTCTGCACAGTGACCTCTCCTTCAGCAATGGAAGCTTAGCAGACAGTAACAACTTGCCAGAGAAGCAG GACGCAATGGAAGTTGAGATGCTAGAGATGGCTGAAGTACCAGTTCCCAGCAAAGGAACAGTCCTGGACCCTCTAGAT GATGAGGAAGGCCTTTTAGCGTGGTGGAGAACCGTAGAGG ACTGGGATGAGTGGACTGAGGCAAACCAGAATGATGAAGA AGTGGTGGAACAGGTCGCTGATCGTGTCTTCATGGCGGCTCGtctttttgttcactttttcaACCAGCGTGGCGTCTCACTCCAGCAGCGTATCCTGGAGCTGCTCGATCTGGCTGATACAGCTGACATTTTCCATAAGAAAACAGTCACAACCAGTGTCGGTGGTGGAGTGGCCAGTGTTGCAGGATCCATCACTACGATCACCGGCCTCATTCTGGCGCCCTTCACTGCAGGAACGTCGCTCATCGTTACAGCTGTAGGCATTGGTATAGCTACGGCAGGTGGGGTGGCATCTGCTTCAGCCAACATCACAGACACAGTCCATTCAAAAATGGACCGCAAGAAGGTGGAGAAGATGATCCAAGACTACCAGGAGGAGATCAAGGACATTAAGGAGTGCCTGGAGTTTTTGCAG GAAGGGATGGAGACACTTGAGGAATGGAACTTTGAGAAGTACGCTGAGAGCATCTCAAAGAAGCACCTCAACCAGAATGTCAAACATGTAATGAAGGAGGGCGGCCGGGCGGGCAAGGCTTTAGTGATCAACACCGAGAGCCTGATTAGTACCATTCAGGTACTCAATGTTGCAGGGGGTGCTGCCAAAGCTGCCCAGGTAATGAGTGTTACCACTGGACTTATGTCAGGTCTCTTCCTGGCTCTTGATGTCTTTTTCCTGGCGAAGGATTCCATGGAACTCAAAAAGGGCGCAAAGACAGAGTTTGCTGCTAAGATCCGAGAAGTTTGCAAGGACCTGCAGAATGGGCTGCTGGAACTGAACCGCATCAAGGAGCAGGTGCAGAAAACCATGGATGGTATAGAGGTGGAGGTAGAGGAGGGGGAGCTGTTGAAGTCTGATCTGAAGAAACTTGTCGAGCTTAAAAAATGA